One part of the Solanum dulcamara chromosome 3, daSolDulc1.2, whole genome shotgun sequence genome encodes these proteins:
- the LOC129883626 gene encoding uncharacterized protein LOC129883626 gives MTYGSTARNNIIAMTNDKRNDQNDRTQTPLVVNQSGHEKNHSQEIQNKETVKDPNNRKHVDQAIIETSVETIEKPTGIAIPVNAQNNSQSQNDPHTITNDKNQKSQFLGTPNSNSKIPTCTNRAENSLLVPESVLVDCITTPSNPSTSTNPKRTNHPPVSEFPPISSNFQKFNSKNSKNPVVSLTPTALPPKTKPPTNQPTTTNHPPPPIAKQSMATRLRAKQAEPTTRIDLTPPKRVTKQGCPAIMFKREDYMIKMAESCKYTLVGKFYSPMPKMEVPLAETTTSTQEGSRKAKEQSTNQNRNEVSNDQWETQKRRKFKADGGEDGIQEKPTNLQDGVSRGGVLSHVLRENFLIDPRNDFRAPATTTNMFQHPSSQQSDKMDLINAQRMASKLTHTVSADVGANQPPKQLQQVVQMHDFRPAGTAIEFGQIAASGLGGYSAHMQSQKLQVLGQASTADLEENLQHQRQSFGHIERAENDQATGCSFSTILSDQVSSPCSHQVQDSNSKQQDTYNINDMKFSATPSNSNQPATSKTLRRKRARKKKLEKQQEVAASTPTTTIHTSEKDNNDEVVSSSCSQYVLLDQTTPIRSPDFGCEDPLNLTPLNIQPAPFMQPENATNILRTNNEDQTSTPASDDEYSVIHSEDEYDQDFQGEVEFEDEGETTEQSIKIAAPSKTTTKVMNDEMNQLASEQGLSPRGIYHNSKFTTIRASISRPNTRLHNLRSHQ, from the exons ATGACTTATGGTTCTACTGCTAGGAATAATATTATAGCTATGACCAATGACAAAAGAAATGATCAGAATGATAGAACTCAAACTCCCTTAGTTGTCAATCAAAGTGGTCATGAAAAGAATCACTCGCAAGAGATTCAAAACAAGGAAACTGTTAAGGATCCTAACAATAGGAAACATGTTGATCAGGCCATCATCGAAACTAGTGTCGAAACTATTGAAAAACCCACCGGAATTGCTATTCCGGTGAACGCCCAAAATAATTCGCAATCCCAAAACGACCCACATACCATTACGAATGACAAAAATCAAAAATCCCAATTTTTAGGCACCCCGAACTCAAATTCTAAAATTCCAACTTGCACAAATAGGGCCGAAAACAGTCTTCTCGTGCCCGAATCTGTTTTGGTTGATTGTATCACCACCCCAAGCAATCCTAGCACTTCCACTAATCCCAAACGTACCAACCATCCTCCCGTTTCAGAATTCCCTCCCATTTCATCCAATTTCCAAAAATTCAACTCGAAAAACTCTAAAAATCCGGTAGTGTCCTTAACCCCCACCGCGCTACCTCCTAAGACTAAGCCCCCTACCAACCAACCCACCACCACAAACCACCCTCCACCCCCTATAGCAAAGCAATCCATGGCTACAAGACTAAGAGCCAAACAAGCTGAGCCTACAACCAGAATTGACCTAACACCCCCAAAAAGGGTGACAAAACAAGGTTGTCCGGCTATCATGTTTAAGAGAGAAGATTACATGATTAAGATGGCTGAATCATGTAAGTATACTCTCGTAGGCAAATTTTACAGCCCAATGCCAAAGATGGAG GTACCACTAGCAGAAACcaccacctcaactcaagaaggAAGCCGCAAGGCTAAGGagcaatcaaccaatcaaaacAGGAATGAAGTTTCAAACGACCAATGGGAAACCCAAAAGCGAAGAAAATTCAAAG CtgatggaggtgaggatggtaTTCAGGAGAAGCCAACTAACCTGCAGGATGGGGTGTCCAGAGGGGGGgttttgtctcatgttttgcgtGAGAATTTTTTGATTGACCCTAGGAATGACTTTAGAGCCCCTGCTACCACTACAAATATGTTTCAGCATCCTTCTTCCCAGCAAAGTGACAAAATGGACCTTATTAATGCTCAAAGAATGGCTTCCAAACTGACCCATACTGTGAGTGCAGATGTGGGAGCAAATCAGCCCCCAAAACAACTTCAACAGGTTGTTCAGATGCATGATTTCAGACCTGCTGGTACTGctattgaatttggtcaaattGCAGCTTCAGGTTTGGGAGGTTATTCAGCCCATATGCAGTCTCAAAAACTGCAGGTTTTGGGGCAGGCCTCAACTGCAGATTTGGAGGAAAATTTGCAG CACCAAAGGCAAAGTTTTGGTCACATTGAGAGGGCTGAAAATGACCAAGCTACTGGCTGCAGTTTCAGTACAATCTTAAGTGACCAAGTGTCTAGTCCTTGCTCCCACCAAGTGCAAGattcaaactccaaacaacaagACACTTACAACATTAATGATATGAAATTCTCAGCTACCCCTAGCAACTCTAATCAGCCTGCTACCTCTAAAACTCtaaggagaaagagagctagAAAGAAGAAACTAGAAAAGCAACAAGAAGTTGCAGCCTCCACCCCTACAACCACTATTCATACAAGTGAAAAAGATAACAATGATGAGGTGGTTTCAAGCTCTTGCTCACAGTATGTTCTCCTAGATCAGACGACTCCAATAAGAAGTCCAGATTTTGGTTGTGAAGATCCCCTTAATCTTACCCCTTTGAATATTCAGCCAGCTCCTTTTATGCAACCTGAAAATGCCACCAACATCCTACGCACTAACAATGAGGATCAAACTTCAACTCCTGCTAGTGATGATGAATATAGTGTTATTCATTCGGAGGATGAATATGACCAAGACTTTCAAGGTGAGGTTGAATTTGAGGATGAAGGAGAGACTACTGAACAGTCCATTAAAATAGCTGCTCCATCCAAGACCACTACTAAGGTCATGAATGACGAGATGAACCAACTAGCTAGTGAGCAAGGCTTATCACCTAGAGGCATTTatcataattcaaaatttacaaCTATTCGTGCTTCTATTAgcagaccaaacactaggctccACAACCTTAGATCCCATCAATGA